One Gossypium raimondii isolate GPD5lz chromosome 3, ASM2569854v1, whole genome shotgun sequence genomic window carries:
- the LOC128039949 gene encoding secreted RxLR effector protein 161-like: MDVKTTFLNGNMEEDVYMIQPEGFVDPKDVDYTDASFQTEKNDSQLQSSFLFCLNGGTVSWKTSNQDTVVDSTTEDEHIATSEAAKEVVWIKKFIVELEVVPSISDAIKLRCDNNRAIHKQGT; this comes from the exons ATGGACGTCAAAACAACTTTCCTTAATGGGAACAtggaagaggatgtgtacatgatacaacctgaaggttttgtcgATCCAAAAGATGTTG ATTACACTGATGCTAGTTTCCAAACCGAAAAGAATGATTCACAATTGCAATCAAGTTTtttgttttgccttaatggtggaACTGTGAGCTGGAAAACTTCAAACCAAGATACAGTAGTTGATTCTACAACTGAGGACGAGCATATTGCAACTAGTGAAGCTGCAAAAGAGGTTGtttggatcaagaagttcatAGTTGAACTAGaggttgtgcctagcatatcagatgctataaAACTTCGTTGTGACAACAACAGAGCTATTCACAAGCAAGGAACCTAG